One part of the Paraglaciecola sp. L3A3 genome encodes these proteins:
- a CDS encoding MFS transporter, whose amino-acid sequence MNSTELRTAFSLAFIYVLRMLGLFMIMPVLAISAQHYPDYSAFLVGLAIGGYGLTQAVLQIPMGVLSDKIGRKPVIAGGLLIFAVGSLVAANAESMQWVVIGRFLQGAGAIAGAIMALAGDLTREEQRPKVMAIIGISIGFSFYLALLLGPLVVGKYGLSGIFFATGTLALLCILLVVFVVPNGKNIAPRGDTLPIVRDLKILFSHPQLLRLNISVMLLHMLITLLFVQIPVFLIDLAWPLSTHWKAYSIVLFASIIGLVALMSLAKKQQKVVMLLSVAGLALVFAVMAIDHSSIVYLLIIISLFFTCFNYLEANFPAMVSSIAPAGKKGSAMGIYASFQFFGAFIGGLLSGSISQYVGNQWVFVLASGLCIIWLLLIQGISATNRLKRYTLKTINQTPDLALQQLSELEGVVDVTVVSDEQVIYLKADGKHFDMQQARRVLGLQE is encoded by the coding sequence TTGAATTCTACCGAACTCCGCACAGCCTTTTCACTGGCGTTTATCTACGTATTACGCATGCTTGGCTTGTTTATGATCATGCCTGTATTAGCTATTAGTGCACAGCATTATCCTGATTATTCCGCATTTTTGGTGGGCTTAGCTATTGGTGGTTATGGTTTAACTCAAGCTGTTTTGCAAATCCCTATGGGGGTGCTGTCAGACAAAATAGGTCGTAAGCCAGTTATTGCTGGTGGTTTATTAATATTTGCCGTGGGAAGTTTAGTGGCAGCCAATGCTGAAAGTATGCAATGGGTAGTGATTGGCCGATTCTTACAAGGGGCGGGTGCTATTGCCGGAGCCATTATGGCCTTAGCCGGTGACCTAACCCGAGAAGAACAAAGACCTAAAGTTATGGCTATTATCGGTATTTCTATCGGTTTTTCTTTTTACTTAGCTTTATTACTGGGCCCGCTAGTAGTGGGTAAATATGGCTTAAGTGGTATTTTCTTCGCTACTGGTACCTTAGCGCTATTATGTATTCTGCTGGTGGTATTTGTTGTGCCCAACGGCAAAAACATCGCCCCTAGAGGTGACACCTTACCTATCGTGCGAGACTTAAAGATTTTATTTTCTCATCCGCAATTATTACGACTAAATATCAGCGTGATGTTATTACACATGTTGATTACTTTATTATTTGTACAAATTCCCGTATTTTTAATTGATTTAGCCTGGCCTCTGTCTACTCATTGGAAAGCTTATTCAATTGTACTATTTGCCTCAATTATTGGTTTAGTGGCCTTGATGTCACTGGCTAAAAAACAACAAAAAGTGGTGATGTTATTGAGTGTGGCGGGGTTGGCGTTAGTGTTTGCAGTAATGGCAATCGACCACTCATCCATTGTTTATTTATTAATTATTATCAGCCTGTTTTTTACCTGTTTTAATTATTTAGAAGCCAATTTCCCGGCTATGGTGTCAAGTATCGCGCCAGCGGGTAAAAAAGGCTCTGCTATGGGCATTTATGCTAGTTTTCAATTCTTTGGTGCATTCATAGGAGGACTGCTTTCAGGTAGCATTTCACAATATGTAGGCAACCAATGGGTGTTTGTATTGGCCTCTGGGTTATGCATCATTTGGTTGTTATTGATCCAAGGAATTTCTGCGACGAATCGTTTAAAAAGATATACACTTAAGACAATTAATCAGACACCAGATTTGGCACTGCAGCAACTTTCAGAATTGGAAGGTGTAGTGGATGTAACCGTTGTTTCAGATGAGCAGGTTATTTATCTAAAAGCAGATGGCAAACACTTCGATATGCAACAAGCACGACGTGTACTGGGTTTACAAGAATAG
- a CDS encoding DUF3299 domain-containing protein codes for MHKITINIPLLFSLLFIFCSFHSLAEQPLELFWEDMIPKNYQAPDVELSHDGSMMQLGVNAPVVESLNGKLVKIPGFIVPLEGDNSATTEFLLVPYFGACIHVPPPPANQIVYVKFAKGVPIDTIQDAVWITGTLTTHGWQGDVATVGYSLAGIQMNPYDG; via the coding sequence ATGCACAAAATAACGATTAACATACCGCTACTTTTTTCTTTGCTGTTTATATTTTGCAGTTTTCATTCATTGGCTGAACAGCCGTTAGAATTATTCTGGGAAGATATGATACCGAAAAACTACCAAGCTCCAGATGTAGAATTAAGTCATGACGGCTCTATGATGCAATTAGGGGTTAATGCGCCTGTGGTTGAAAGCCTGAATGGTAAGTTAGTAAAAATTCCGGGATTTATTGTACCTTTAGAGGGTGATAACTCTGCCACAACTGAGTTTTTATTAGTGCCATATTTTGGTGCCTGTATCCATGTGCCGCCACCTCCGGCCAATCAAATTGTTTATGTAAAGTTTGCTAAAGGTGTACCCATAGATACGATACAAGATGCTGTCTGGATAACAGGTACTTTGACAACCCATGGCTGGCAAGGTGATGTAGCCACGGTTGGTTATTCCTTAGCGGGCATACAAATGAATCCATATGATGGTTAA
- the ssb gene encoding single-stranded DNA-binding protein, with amino-acid sequence MASKGVNKVILVGNLGKDPEVRYTPNGKAVANLTLATSESWKDQSGQIQEKTEWHRVSMFGKLAEIAGEYLRKGSQVYVEGKLQTRKWQNKEGQDQYTTEIVLDPFNGVMQMLGGKGGNNQSEGGFQGQQRPAQAPQQNQGYQQAPQQNQGYQQAPPPQQQYQQPPAQQAPQQNQGYQQAPQGQQQGKPAAPMAEPDFDFDDDIPF; translated from the coding sequence ATGGCGAGTAAAGGTGTTAATAAAGTAATTTTGGTCGGTAACTTAGGTAAAGATCCTGAGGTACGTTATACGCCAAATGGTAAAGCGGTGGCCAATCTAACCTTGGCCACATCTGAAAGCTGGAAAGATCAAAGCGGTCAAATTCAAGAAAAAACTGAATGGCATCGCGTATCTATGTTTGGCAAGTTAGCTGAAATTGCTGGCGAATATTTACGTAAAGGCAGCCAAGTGTATGTCGAAGGCAAGTTGCAAACGCGGAAATGGCAGAACAAAGAAGGCCAAGATCAGTACACCACAGAAATCGTTTTAGACCCCTTTAATGGTGTTATGCAAATGTTGGGTGGCAAAGGTGGAAACAATCAATCTGAAGGTGGGTTCCAAGGACAACAACGTCCAGCGCAAGCTCCGCAACAGAATCAAGGTTACCAACAAGCACCACAACAGAACCAAGGTTATCAGCAGGCTCCGCCGCCGCAACAGCAATATCAGCAGCCTCCTGCTCAACAAGCTCCGCAACAAAATCAAGGTTACCAACAAGCACCACAAGGTCAACAGCAGGGCAAACCAGCCGCACCTATGGCCGAACCTGATTTTGATTTTGATGACGATATTCCGTTTTAA
- a CDS encoding PepSY domain-containing protein, translating into MSFKSEKFHHAVHRWHFFAGLFVLPFLFLLSVSGLLMLITKPIEPWLDRDLFEVSSPITQQITQQGQTVSPSKMLAKVQTLNPDGKVKLYIAPKKVTESARFSVVAGSHSAHGGHGQPSTTVFVNPNNGEVLGSVDPAQSLYAQIKTFHGSLFLGDLGDALIEIAAGLAVLMIISGFYMAWPKARWRVLKARQESWRRLHRMMGLVVGLPLLLFLLSGLAWTNFWGGQLVQPWGSLPGTSFTAPKAEDTHQTMNQTGEHQVPWAMEHTHMPMSAEKHHQHTAVKETGELDLNSTIAKAKQLGFDNFRVHLPQSETAVWTISATTIAGDITNPLAERTVHLDRFSGEVLADLPFADYPKLGQAMATFVPFHQGDLGWWNWWLNIVLVLMVIGILFSGIFSWWKRRPKKSKRLAAPAAQPSASKLVIALMLLMALCFPLSALVLAAMILVDWLVLSRINSWQKWLK; encoded by the coding sequence ATGTCGTTTAAAAGTGAAAAATTCCATCATGCCGTACATAGGTGGCATTTTTTTGCTGGTTTGTTTGTTCTACCCTTTTTATTCTTGTTGTCTGTCAGTGGTTTATTGATGCTTATTACTAAACCAATTGAACCATGGTTAGATAGGGATTTATTCGAGGTCTCATCACCAATCACGCAACAAATAACGCAGCAAGGCCAAACAGTTTCTCCCTCAAAAATGTTAGCTAAAGTGCAAACCTTAAACCCTGATGGCAAGGTGAAGTTATACATTGCCCCCAAAAAGGTTACAGAGTCGGCTAGGTTTTCGGTAGTGGCAGGCTCCCATAGCGCTCATGGTGGTCACGGCCAGCCGAGCACTACTGTGTTTGTCAATCCTAACAATGGTGAAGTATTAGGCAGTGTCGATCCCGCTCAATCTTTATATGCTCAAATTAAAACTTTCCATGGCTCGCTATTTTTAGGTGATTTGGGCGATGCTTTAATTGAGATTGCTGCGGGTTTAGCGGTATTAATGATCATCAGCGGGTTTTATATGGCTTGGCCTAAGGCCAGATGGCGAGTGTTAAAGGCACGGCAAGAGTCTTGGCGTCGTCTGCATAGAATGATGGGCTTAGTGGTAGGGTTACCCTTGTTGCTCTTTTTACTGTCGGGTTTAGCTTGGACCAACTTTTGGGGCGGACAGTTAGTACAACCTTGGGGCTCATTACCCGGTACCAGCTTTACTGCGCCAAAGGCTGAAGATACCCATCAAACTATGAATCAAACTGGAGAGCATCAAGTGCCTTGGGCGATGGAACATACCCATATGCCAATGTCGGCAGAAAAACATCACCAACATACTGCTGTAAAAGAGACAGGCGAATTAGATCTAAATTCAACCATAGCAAAAGCCAAACAACTGGGGTTTGATAATTTTAGAGTACATTTACCCCAATCCGAAACCGCGGTGTGGACCATATCAGCTACCACTATTGCCGGTGATATTACTAATCCATTGGCTGAACGCACAGTTCACCTAGATCGCTTCAGCGGTGAAGTATTAGCTGACTTACCCTTTGCCGATTACCCTAAACTAGGTCAAGCCATGGCGACTTTTGTCCCATTTCATCAAGGGGATCTTGGCTGGTGGAATTGGTGGTTAAATATTGTATTAGTGCTGATGGTGATTGGTATTTTATTTAGTGGAATTTTTAGCTGGTGGAAACGCCGCCCTAAAAAGTCAAAGAGACTGGCAGCCCCTGCTGCTCAACCTAGCGCCAGTAAACTGGTAATTGCCTTGATGTTATTGATGGCTTTGTGTTTTCCTTTATCTGCATTGGTATTAGCGGCCATGATCTTAGTAGATTGGTTAGTGCTTTCACGTATCAATTCTTGGCAAAAATGGCTTAAATAG
- the uvrA gene encoding excinuclease ABC subunit UvrA: protein MANIEVRGARTHNLKNISLDIPRDKLTVITGLSGSGKSSLAFDTLYAEGQRRYVESLSAYARQFLSMMEKPDVDHIGGLSPAISIEQKSTSHNPRSTVGTITEIYDYLRLLYARVGEPRCPDHNVPLDAQTISQMVDRVMTMPADNKLMLLAPVVQDRKGEHLKTLENLSAQGFIRARIDGNVCDLSDPPELDLHKKHTIEVVVDRFKVREDLKLRLAESFETALNLSGGTAKVAYMDEPDKEALVFSSNFACPHCGYSMAELEPRLFSFNNPAGACQSCDGLGTRQFFDPHRIIANDELSLSGGAIRGWDKRSYYYFQMLQAVADHYDFDLTKPFAELDDKAKDIVLHGSKGTSLKFKYINDRGDIMERKHPFEGIIPNMERRYKETESNAVRDELAKYLSQQHCSSCSGTRLRLEARNVFIGETPLHVITDLSIAEALEFFSTVKLTGKREKIAEKIFKEINDRLTFLVNVGLNYLSLSRSADTLSGGEAQRIRLASQIGAGLVGVMYVLDEPSIGLHQRDNERLLETLIHLRDLGNTVLVVEHDEDAIRAADFVLDIGPGAGVHGGEIVAQGTIDDIKNSEHSLTGKYLSGRERIEIPAKRTEIDQDKWIEITGASGNNLQDVTFRAPIGLMTCVTGVSGSGKSTLINDTFYRLAHHALNGATTGEAAPYKQITGLEFMDKVVDIDQSPIGRTPRSNPATYAGIFTPVRELFAGTQEARSRGYKPGRFSFNVKGGRCEACQGDGVIKVEMHFLPDVYVPCDVCKGKRYNRETLEIQYKGFNIHQVLDMTVEEARPFFDVIPAIARKLQTLIDVGLSYIRLGQAATTLSGGEAQRVKLAKELSKRDTGQTLYILDEPTTGLHFHDIKQLLEVLHRLRDHGNTVVVIEHNLDVIKTADWIVDLGPEGGSGGGKIIAQGTPEDVAEVEGSHTARFLKPLLEKNRSE, encoded by the coding sequence ATGGCAAATATTGAAGTACGCGGGGCCCGCACCCACAATCTTAAGAACATCAGTCTAGACATTCCTAGAGATAAGCTCACCGTTATTACTGGGCTATCTGGCTCAGGCAAATCCTCTCTCGCCTTCGATACCTTGTATGCAGAAGGGCAAAGACGTTATGTTGAGTCTCTTTCAGCCTACGCTAGGCAGTTTTTGTCTATGATGGAAAAGCCAGATGTGGATCACATTGGCGGTCTTTCTCCGGCCATTTCTATTGAACAAAAATCAACATCCCATAACCCACGCTCTACTGTGGGCACTATCACCGAAATTTATGATTATTTGCGTTTGTTATATGCGCGAGTAGGTGAACCTCGTTGTCCTGATCACAACGTACCGCTAGATGCACAGACTATCAGTCAAATGGTTGACAGAGTCATGACTATGCCTGCTGACAATAAATTAATGTTGTTAGCCCCTGTGGTGCAAGATCGTAAAGGTGAACATTTAAAAACCTTAGAAAACCTATCGGCCCAAGGTTTTATTCGCGCTAGAATCGACGGTAATGTCTGTGATTTATCTGATCCACCAGAGCTAGATCTACACAAAAAACACACTATAGAAGTAGTAGTGGATCGTTTTAAAGTGCGTGAAGACTTAAAACTCCGCTTAGCTGAATCTTTCGAGACAGCACTTAATCTATCTGGCGGCACAGCTAAAGTGGCCTATATGGATGAGCCCGACAAAGAAGCTCTGGTATTTTCTTCTAACTTTGCTTGCCCACACTGTGGATACAGCATGGCCGAGCTTGAGCCAAGATTGTTCTCTTTTAATAACCCAGCAGGGGCATGTCAAAGCTGTGATGGTTTAGGTACTAGACAATTTTTCGACCCACACCGCATTATTGCTAACGATGAGTTGAGCTTATCAGGTGGTGCTATTCGTGGTTGGGATAAACGTAGTTATTACTACTTCCAAATGTTACAAGCCGTAGCCGATCATTATGACTTTGATTTGACCAAACCTTTTGCAGAATTAGACGATAAAGCTAAAGATATAGTGCTACATGGTAGTAAAGGTACATCGTTAAAATTCAAATATATCAATGATCGCGGCGATATAATGGAACGTAAGCATCCCTTCGAAGGGATAATTCCTAATATGGAACGTCGTTACAAAGAAACCGAATCAAATGCGGTACGCGATGAATTAGCTAAGTATTTAAGCCAACAACATTGTTCTAGCTGTTCAGGTACGCGTTTACGTTTAGAAGCCAGAAATGTATTTATCGGCGAAACGCCACTGCATGTGATTACTGATTTATCGATTGCTGAAGCATTAGAGTTTTTCTCTACCGTGAAATTAACCGGTAAACGGGAAAAAATAGCTGAAAAAATATTTAAAGAAATTAACGACCGACTTACCTTCTTAGTTAACGTTGGACTCAATTATTTATCGCTTTCCCGTAGTGCCGATACGTTATCTGGTGGCGAAGCTCAACGTATCCGCTTAGCCAGTCAAATAGGCGCAGGTTTAGTAGGCGTGATGTATGTGTTGGACGAACCTTCTATTGGTTTACATCAAAGAGACAATGAAAGATTACTTGAAACCCTGATCCATTTACGTGATTTAGGTAATACCGTTTTGGTTGTAGAGCATGATGAAGATGCCATTCGCGCGGCTGACTTTGTACTCGATATAGGCCCAGGAGCCGGTGTACATGGTGGTGAAATTGTCGCCCAAGGCACTATCGATGACATTAAAAACAGTGAACATTCACTGACTGGTAAGTATCTTTCAGGACGTGAAAGAATAGAAATTCCTGCCAAGCGTACTGAGATTGATCAAGATAAATGGATTGAAATCACTGGTGCCTCTGGCAATAACTTACAAGACGTTACTTTCCGAGCACCGATTGGATTAATGACCTGTGTTACCGGTGTTTCTGGCTCAGGTAAGTCAACCTTAATCAATGACACCTTTTATCGTTTAGCACATCATGCGCTAAATGGTGCTACCACAGGCGAAGCTGCGCCTTATAAACAGATTACTGGTTTAGAGTTTATGGATAAGGTAGTTGATATTGACCAAAGTCCAATTGGTCGTACACCTCGTTCTAATCCAGCCACTTATGCGGGGATATTTACTCCAGTACGTGAATTATTCGCAGGTACTCAAGAAGCTCGATCTCGTGGCTATAAACCTGGCCGTTTCAGTTTTAACGTCAAAGGTGGACGTTGTGAAGCTTGCCAAGGTGACGGCGTAATAAAAGTAGAAATGCACTTTTTACCTGACGTTTATGTACCTTGTGATGTGTGTAAAGGCAAACGCTACAATCGTGAAACCTTAGAGATCCAATACAAAGGATTTAATATACATCAAGTATTAGACATGACAGTAGAAGAAGCCCGTCCCTTCTTTGATGTGATTCCAGCCATTGCCCGCAAGTTGCAAACTCTCATTGATGTTGGTTTGTCTTATATACGTTTAGGCCAAGCTGCCACCACTTTATCTGGTGGTGAAGCACAACGGGTGAAGCTGGCTAAAGAGCTGTCAAAGCGAGATACAGGACAAACACTGTACATACTTGACGAACCTACCACAGGGTTACATTTCCACGATATAAAACAATTACTGGAAGTCCTACACAGGCTTAGAGATCACGGTAATACGGTAGTGGTGATTGAACATAATTTAGATGTGATTAAAACTGCAGATTGGATAGTAGATTTAGGGCCAGAAGGCGGTTCTGGCGGTGGAAAAATTATTGCACAAGGCACACCTGAAGACGTTGCTGAAGTAGAAGGTTCGCATACGGCGCGTTTTCTTAAACCTTTGTTAGAAAAAAACAGAAGTGAATAA
- a CDS encoding TonB-dependent receptor domain-containing protein, which translates to MLPFKRSRLAICFTLPFITFANAQTTQEPVETVETIVVQGEQTKLDIETERLLTPGGVTIVDSAELYARNIANLADMLRYVPGVWATSTNGSDGMFFSSRGSNLDATNYDMNGIKLLQDGLPVTAADGNNHNRMIDPLSASFATIARGANALTYGASTLGGAIDFVTPTARDLENVELFVNGGSHGQLQGRLSAGVVAGDFDGLLTLESKQWHGYRQHNKQDRQGVYANAGLQLSDNVQTRLYLTYINNDQELPGALSAEQFAEDPYQADPKAITGHFQVNVETARLASKTSWKIDDKSSLTFGLSYEDQTLYHPIVDKVLVDFDGPGPEAPTEVFSLLINTDQTSLGSSLRYNLQAGDHNLLLGMNYAQTAVKGGNYRNDGGQRNGLTTLVDNDADSLELFVFDRWQVADKWQLMYGLQSVSAGRDVRSTEVADDSLRNPSADYDSINPRAGVIYQQSADSQLFANISRLYEAPTNFELEDDVRADNSTLDAMSGTVLEVGTRGQQQLQGDNLWRWDLAFYYAKLSDEILSMDDPTAPGTSLSTNVDSTIHAGIEALVGASFTLGEGAVHTLEPLVSVTVNEFSFDGDVTYGNNDLPAAPAYVVKGEIIYCNSNGFYLGPTFDLVDERYADFSNSYTIDSYALLGLRTGLSGEGWEAYAEIRNLTDKKYVSSHSVRDIAAADAAILNAGEPRSVYLGLKISL; encoded by the coding sequence ATGCTTCCATTCAAGCGCAGTCGGCTTGCTATTTGTTTTACTCTTCCCTTTATTACCTTCGCAAATGCACAAACTACTCAAGAGCCAGTTGAAACCGTTGAAACCATAGTAGTTCAAGGTGAACAAACTAAATTAGATATTGAGACCGAAAGGTTATTAACCCCAGGCGGGGTGACTATTGTTGATAGTGCTGAGCTGTATGCAAGAAATATCGCGAATTTAGCCGATATGTTGCGTTATGTGCCGGGAGTGTGGGCCACTAGTACCAATGGCTCTGATGGGATGTTTTTTTCCAGTCGTGGCTCTAATTTAGATGCTACTAATTATGATATGAATGGTATCAAGTTGTTGCAAGATGGCCTGCCAGTGACCGCTGCCGATGGCAATAATCACAATCGTATGATTGATCCTTTGAGTGCCAGTTTTGCCACCATCGCCAGAGGGGCTAATGCGCTTACGTATGGTGCCAGTACTCTAGGTGGAGCGATTGATTTTGTTACCCCCACCGCGCGCGATTTAGAAAATGTGGAGTTATTTGTGAATGGCGGTAGTCATGGTCAACTGCAAGGTCGATTAAGTGCCGGAGTGGTAGCGGGCGATTTTGATGGTTTGCTGACTCTCGAAAGCAAGCAGTGGCACGGTTATCGTCAGCATAATAAGCAAGATCGCCAAGGTGTATATGCAAATGCAGGATTACAGCTAAGTGATAATGTACAAACTCGCCTTTACCTAACCTATATTAATAACGATCAAGAACTGCCGGGGGCTTTAAGTGCCGAGCAGTTTGCTGAAGACCCTTATCAGGCAGATCCTAAAGCGATAACAGGGCATTTTCAGGTGAATGTAGAAACCGCCCGATTGGCCAGTAAAACCAGTTGGAAAATTGATGATAAAAGTAGTTTAACTTTTGGTTTGTCGTATGAAGATCAAACCCTTTATCACCCAATAGTTGACAAGGTATTGGTGGATTTTGATGGCCCAGGCCCAGAAGCGCCAACAGAAGTATTTAGCTTGCTAATCAATACCGACCAAACCTCTTTGGGTAGCTCTTTGCGATATAATTTACAGGCTGGTGATCACAACTTATTGCTAGGTATGAATTACGCTCAGACGGCGGTCAAAGGCGGTAATTATCGTAACGATGGCGGGCAACGTAATGGCCTAACAACGTTAGTGGATAATGACGCTGATAGTTTGGAATTATTTGTGTTTGATCGCTGGCAAGTTGCAGACAAATGGCAACTTATGTATGGCCTGCAATCTGTGTCTGCTGGGCGTGATGTGCGCAGTACTGAGGTCGCTGATGATAGTTTACGTAACCCAAGTGCTGATTACGATAGTATCAATCCAAGAGCGGGAGTGATTTACCAACAAAGCGCAGATAGCCAATTGTTTGCCAATATCAGCCGCTTGTACGAAGCGCCGACTAATTTTGAGTTAGAAGACGATGTTAGAGCCGATAATTCTACCCTTGATGCTATGTCTGGCACAGTGTTAGAAGTTGGCACCAGAGGGCAACAACAACTACAAGGCGATAACTTGTGGCGTTGGGATCTGGCTTTTTATTATGCCAAGTTGAGTGATGAAATTCTGTCTATGGACGATCCTACTGCCCCTGGAACTAGCCTGTCTACCAATGTAGATAGCACTATTCATGCAGGTATCGAAGCTTTAGTCGGTGCTAGCTTTACTTTAGGCGAAGGCGCAGTACACACCTTAGAGCCGTTAGTCAGTGTCACGGTGAATGAGTTTTCATTTGATGGCGATGTGACATACGGCAATAACGACCTACCCGCCGCTCCTGCTTATGTGGTTAAGGGCGAAATTATTTATTGCAACAGTAATGGTTTTTATCTAGGGCCCACTTTTGACCTAGTGGATGAACGTTACGCCGATTTTAGTAATAGCTACACAATAGACTCATATGCCTTGTTAGGTTTACGAACTGGCTTGTCTGGAGAGGGCTGGGAAGCTTATGCAGAGATACGCAACCTAACTGATAAAAAGTATGTGTCTAGCCATAGTGTGCGCGACATTGCTGCTGCCGATGCCGCAATTTTAAATGCGGGTGAGCCACGATCTGTCTATCTAGGTTTAAAAATAAGCTTGTAA
- a CDS encoding MFS transporter → MSSIRQTPQLLLLMMAFVMPLVFSIWNALLNNFVVEKAAFTGAEIGMLQSLREVPGFLAFTAVFVLLVIKEQLFALISLAVMCVGVALTGWLPFEFGLYCTTVLMSIGFHDFETINQSLTLQWIEKDKAAHFMGQQLAVKSFASLLAYGAVWVFMEWLGYSYLAMYMLAGGVGLIIVFVMWTSFDTFTHGPIQHKQLFLRKRYWLYYGLVFFSGARRQIFMVFASFMMVEKFGFSVGDISLLFMINYVFNLFFAPKIGRWISRIGERKALTIEYIGLIFVFSSYAMVDQAYLAAGLYVIDHLFFAMAIAVRTYFQKIADPKDIASTAAVSFTINHIAAVVIPALLGIVWLTSPILVFYIGSGFAICSLALALNMPNNPSLGREVIINPLVWTNKNNAQNND, encoded by the coding sequence ATGTCATCTATCCGCCAAACCCCTCAATTATTATTGTTAATGATGGCTTTTGTGATGCCGCTGGTTTTTTCTATCTGGAATGCATTGTTAAATAACTTTGTGGTAGAAAAGGCGGCATTTACTGGTGCTGAAATTGGCATGTTGCAAAGTTTGCGAGAGGTGCCAGGTTTTTTAGCTTTTACTGCTGTTTTTGTGTTGTTGGTAATAAAAGAACAGCTGTTTGCGCTTATTTCACTGGCAGTTATGTGTGTCGGTGTGGCATTGACTGGTTGGCTGCCTTTCGAGTTTGGTCTGTATTGCACCACAGTTTTAATGTCTATTGGTTTTCATGACTTTGAAACCATCAATCAATCTTTAACTTTGCAATGGATTGAAAAAGATAAAGCCGCTCATTTTATGGGCCAGCAATTGGCAGTAAAAAGTTTTGCCTCCCTACTGGCTTATGGCGCAGTTTGGGTCTTTATGGAGTGGTTAGGTTATTCATATTTAGCTATGTACATGTTGGCTGGTGGTGTGGGCTTAATTATAGTTTTTGTTATGTGGACCAGTTTTGATACTTTTACTCACGGGCCTATCCAACACAAACAATTATTCTTACGTAAACGATATTGGTTGTACTACGGCTTAGTGTTTTTTAGTGGTGCCAGAAGACAAATATTTATGGTATTTGCTTCGTTCATGATGGTGGAAAAATTTGGTTTTTCAGTGGGTGATATTAGTCTATTGTTTATGATTAATTATGTATTTAATTTATTTTTTGCACCCAAAATTGGTCGTTGGATCAGCCGTATTGGTGAACGTAAAGCACTGACAATTGAATATATAGGCTTAATTTTTGTCTTCTCAAGTTATGCCATGGTTGATCAAGCCTATCTTGCTGCGGGTCTTTATGTAATTGATCATTTATTTTTTGCTATGGCTATTGCAGTGAGAACCTATTTTCAAAAAATTGCAGATCCCAAAGACATTGCCTCTACTGCAGCGGTTAGTTTTACCATTAATCACATTGCGGCTGTGGTTATCCCTGCTTTGCTTGGTATAGTTTGGTTAACCTCTCCTATTCTAGTATTTTATATTGGTAGCGGGTTTGCCATATGTTCGCTAGCTTTGGCTTTGAATATGCCAAATAATCCTTCACTTGGCCGAGAGGTCATTATTAATCCACTAGTATGGACCAATAAAAATAATGCACAAAATAACGATTAA
- the ppa gene encoding inorganic diphosphatase has protein sequence MSLNSVPAGKNLPEEINVIIEIPAHADPIKYEVDKDTGAIFVDRFMATCMHYPANYGYVNQTLSEDGDPADVLVMSPFPLLAGCVIKCRPVGVLKMTDESGIDAKILAVPVDKLSTMYRDIHDIDQVPELLKHQIQHFFEHYKDLEANKWVKIDGWEDAAAAKAELVNSVKLYNESIA, from the coding sequence ATGAGCCTTAACTCAGTACCAGCTGGTAAAAATTTACCAGAAGAAATTAACGTTATCATTGAAATCCCAGCTCACGCTGATCCAATTAAATACGAAGTAGATAAAGATACGGGCGCAATTTTTGTTGACCGTTTTATGGCAACTTGTATGCACTATCCAGCTAACTATGGTTATGTAAACCAAACTTTATCTGAAGATGGTGATCCAGCTGACGTATTAGTGATGAGCCCTTTTCCATTGTTAGCGGGTTGTGTTATTAAATGTCGTCCAGTTGGCGTATTAAAAATGACTGATGAGTCAGGTATAGATGCAAAAATCTTGGCCGTGCCAGTTGATAAATTGTCTACTATGTATCGTGACATTCACGATATTGACCAAGTACCAGAATTACTTAAACATCAAATTCAACATTTCTTTGAGCATTATAAAGATTTAGAAGCCAATAAATGGGTGAAAATTGACGGTTGGGAAGATGCTGCTGCTGCTAAAGCTGAACTAGTAAACAGCGTTAAGTTATATAACGAATCTATTGCTTAA